In the Bombiscardovia apis genome, GTTATCGAGCCTTGGCAGGTTGGCCCTGGAGTTGATAGGAGTGGAAGCGAAGAAATGGTAGTGCGCCAGCTTTCTGGAGTACTCTACGCCTTGCTCACAAACTCTATGCCACAGTTCGGTACTCAGCCGCTTACGCTCGATGCGCTGCCGCAAGATACCCCAGAGGAGTTCCGCATTATTTGCTCGCGGGGACTTGAGCTGGAATCGCCGCAGGGGCGCACACCTATTCCACTGGTCACATTGGCTGAGTTAACCGCACTCTTAAGCCCTTGGACACCGCCGGAAGAGCTCACAGACGCAGATATAGCGTGGCCTAAGCCCGGGGGCGAAGCGTCCATACAATCCGCACTCATCACTCCGGTTTCCGACCGTAAACTACTACCTTTCCCTGAGGCAATTCGTTTATCTGCACAGGCAGCAAATCACCAAGCTGAGCCAAGGTGGGGCACGAATCAGCTACTCTTCCCCGAGCGCAGTGAAGTGGAATTGCTCAAGCCCAGCGACACCGACACCGACCTCTTCTCCATTTTCGACGAGCGCCGAATACAAAAACGTCAACCTCACCAAGCTCAACCGGGGCGGGCACAAGGGATCAGCCAACCTACTCAGGCCGTAGATGTTAGCGCGATTCGCAGGCCTGAGCTCCGCGCTACTGCAGGCGAAGGGCAAAAGCTGGCTCTGCCTCTCGCAGGTTCTCAGTCGGCAGAGGCGCAAGCCGGGCAGGACGTCAAACAGACAGGGCAGTCAGATCGCACTCTTCTCAGCAAGCAGAGCCTTCCCGCATCCGCCTTGCCGCCAAGTTTCACGCCTCAGCGCACAAGCGCGGGGGTGGGGAGCGAGTCGAGGTACGCAGTTCAAGCAAGTCAGTATGAAGACAATGAACGCGGTGAATGCGAAGACAATGACGAAGATGTAGCAGATGCTCGCCTCTTTGGCCGCTTCACTACCCGCTCAGTCGTAATTGCAGTAGCCGTTGCCCTAGTAGCTGTGGGATTGCTTTGGGCCACAACTACGCTTATAAACCATCGTAAGCCCAAGGTGGATACCACGGAGGCCTGGCCGCAAATCTCCGCTTCGCCCTTCCCTGAAAATGGCAGCAATGAGAACCTATCCAGCAAGTCCGATAAGCACGATTCCAAAGTCGCACAGGCGGTTCCGAGCCCTTACCAGCCCACTAATACCACCGCTTACCCGGTAGCCCGCCAGCTCTTCTTTAGCCACCCAGCGGGGCAGGATGGTATGGCTTGGTACGTACGCTTAGATGCGCCGCATGAGGTGTCAAAGCTGGAGATTTCCATTAGACAAGGTAGCGGTCATGGCCAAATCTTTGCCAACGCGACCAGCGCTCAACCCACGCTAGGCCAGTCCGTAGCCGAATTCGCTTTCGACCCTTCAGGAACCACTGTGGTCACTTTCAAGCGACCGGTAACCACGCAAGATTTGATTGTTTGGGTACCATCAGACGGCCTTCCCCAAGAAGGAACGCTACATTTTAACGATGTAAAAGTCTACTGACCCTGTACTGAATTCGTAAGTACTTGGCTGTGATGCGCCTGAGACAAGTTTTATGTAATACAGTGGCAAGGTGTGGGCAAGCTCACAGGCAACTTTGCCCCAAGCGCGAAAGGTGGACTCATGACGGACGATCCTAATATCGCCTCCACAATGATTACAAACGATCCATGGTTTGGCAGCTATGCCCAACGTGCTGAAACTATGCGAGCTTCCGAAATCCGCGCTCTCTTTGCCGTGGCCAACCGCCCCGAAGTCGTTTCGCTAGCTGGTGGCATGCCTTTCTTAGGACGCATGCCCTTCGACCAACTCGCCGATGAACTCTCCCAAATGCTCAAATCGCAGGGCGAGCAAGCCTGGCAATATGGCTCAGCACAAGGCGATCCGCACCTGCGCGAAGATGTCTTACCTATTATGGCCTTGGAGAGTATTACCGACGCCCAGCCCGACGATGTAGTTATCGTCAACGGCTCACAATCAGGCCTTGATCTCATTACTCGAATTATGTGTAATCCTGGAGATGTGGTCCTCGCCGAAGCCCCGAATTACGTGGGTGCGCTAGGCGTTTTCCAATCATTCCAAGTCGATGTCGTCAACGTCATGATGGACGCCGATGGCCTCATTCCTCAAGCTTTTGAAGAGGCTATCATTGCCCAACGCAAGCTTGGCAAGTGCGTCAAAATGCTCTACACGGTTCCCAATTTCCACAACCCTGCTGGCGTTACCATGAGCCTAGAGCGGCGGCCACAGGTACTCGAAATTGCCCGCAAATACCATGTCCTCATCTTGGAAGACAACCCTTACGGACTCCTCGGCTTCGATGGGCAAACATACCCCGCCCTGCGCTCGATGGACGCCGAAAACGTGGTCTATCTCTCCAGCTTCTCGAAAATCATCGCCCCTGGCATGCGTGTGGCTTGGATGGTAGCGCCTCCCGGCATTCGCCAGAAGCTAGTTTTGGCCAACGAATCAGCTATTCTCTGCCCCTCAAACATGAGTCAAATGACGATTAGCACCTACCTCGATAACTTCGACTGGCAGGCGCAGATTCGCGATTACCGGGGCATGTACCGCGAGCGCCGCGATGCCATGGACTCAGCCTTGAGAGAGTGCCTGCCCTCCTGCTCCTGGAACAAACCCGAGGGTGGTTTCTATATTTGGTTGAAGATTCCAGACGGGCTCAATGCTAAGGAGATGCTGCCGAGAGCGATTACCGCTAAGGTGGCTTACGTATCGGGCACAGCCTTCTACAACGATGGGCAAGGCAAGGACCACATGCGCCTCTCCTTCTGCTACCCTACCCCAGAGCGCATTACCGAGGGCGTACATCGCCTTGCAGGTGTGATTGACCGCGAACTTGAGACAGTAAAGCTCTTCGGCAGCCCTGAGCACGAAGGCCGACACAACAAGGACGGGCAGTAATATGGCATATTCCGAACAAGCTGGCAAGCACAAGGCGAGCGCTGAGTCTGCCGCCTCCATACTCGTTATTTGCGGCGGTTTGAGCCATGAGCGCGATGTCTCATTGAGCTCAGGCCACCGGGTTCAGGGCTTCCTCCAAAAGGCCGGCTGGAGCGTGCAGACCCACGATCTTGACGACACTTTGCTGGAATTACTCACTGATCCAAGCACCCGCCCCGACCTAGTTTGGCCCCTCCTGCACGGCGCCAACGGGGAAGATGGCTCTATCCGAGACATCTTGGAAATGGCAGACTTGCCTTATATTGGATCTCGAGCTAAGGCCTCTCGGACTGCTTGGAGCAAGCCTATTGCCAAGAACGTCGTGCGTAAAGCAGGCTTGTATACTCCTCATTCCGTTACGCTGCCTGAGTCAATCTTCCGCGAGCTAGGGGCGCGCCAAGTGGTGGATTTGCTCACGCAGTCGCTCGGATTACCCCTGTTTGTGAAGCCCAGCAGCGGCGGTTCAGCTTTGGGCTGCTCTATGGTGACGGAAATCGAGCAACTACCCCAGGCGCTTATCAATAGTTTCGCCTACGATCCAGTCGCACTGATAGAGCAGGCCGTTATCGGCACGGAAATCTCGGTCTCAGTTTTAGAGATTGACGGTCAACTACAGGCGCTTCCTCCGCTAGAGATTTGGACGCCCGACGGTATTTATAATTACGAGGCCCGGGTCAGTTCTGGACCTACCAAGTTCTACCTGCCAGCACGACTGAGCCCAGACCAGCTGGAGGCAGCTCAAGAGGCAGCTCTTACCGCCCATCGCGCGCTCGGATTGCGAGATATTTCTCGTTCTGACTTTATTGTCGACGAAGATGGTGTCGCACAATTCCTTGAGTCAAATGTGGCCCCGGGCATGACAGCTACTTCCCAGCTTCCTCAATCGGCCGTTGCTGCTGGTTTTGCTCTACCTGATTTGTATAGCGATTTGGTGCACTCTGTCCTTAGTCAAGACCGCTCAGAGGGGAGCCGCCGTTAAGGCATCTCCCCGGCCCGAGCGCCCCGCCACCCTCACATGGGCCATGGACTGGCCCTTAAGCCTCCTGTAAGGCCCGCACGCGGCTTTTAGTGACTATTTTCTGGCTCGCTTTCCACTAAAGATGTCTGCGAGGTACTGCTCTGACTGATTTTGGGGTCATCGCTCGGCCTCCAGAGTCTCCATGAGTGCCAGCTACCGTCAGGCTCATTTGCGTCATCCTCCTGCCGAGGAGGATTCTTTCGTAGAAGCTTACCTATCTTCCAGAGGGTCACAGACGCCACGATGAGCGTGCCAATATTGGTCAATGCCACTACTATGACGATAACCAGAGTCTTGCTGTCCATAACTCTTACGATACCCGCCCCCTCAACCCAGTCTTTCAGCCCACCGAAAACGGTCAGAGCAGACCGTTAAAGTGTAAGCATGAGTGAACAAATTCGCGACGTTATTGTAGTTGGATCTGGCCCCGCAGGTTACACGGCAGCCATTTACCTAGCAAGGGCCGGCTATCAGCCGCTCGTTATCGCCGGAGCCATTACCCCCGGCGGCCAGCTGGTCAACACGACCGAGGTTGAAAATTTCCCTGGCTTCCCTCAAGGCATTATGGGTCCAGAACTTATGGAGCAAATGCGTGAGCAAGCTGAGCATTTCGGGGCCCAGGTGGAATATGACGATGTTATCGAAGTCGACCTAACCGGTTCGGTCAAGACGGTCACGACAGATGCCGGAGAGCATTACAGCGCCCGCGCTATCGTCATCACCACCGGCTCCCAGTATCGCAAGCTCGAAGTTCCTGGCGAGCGCGAATATGCGGGCAGGGGTGTCTCTTACTGCGCTACCTGCGATGGTTTCTTCTTCAAAGACAAGCCGATTATCGTCGTCGGCGGCGGTGATTCCGCTATGGCTGATGCTGATTTCTTGACCCGCTATGGCTCTTCGGTAACTATTGTCCATCGCCGCGAAAGCTTCCGCGCCTCCAAGATCATGGTCGACCGCGCAAAGGCCAACGAAAAGATTTCCTTCGAACTTAATGCTGTGGTCAGCGAGATTCATGGTGGCCCTCAAGGCGTAGAATCCGTTACCGTGCAAGACACCGTCACCGGCGAGACTCGTCAGATTGATGTTAACGGCATCTTTGTGGCCATCGGTCACACTCCCGAGACCAGCTTCATCGAGGGCGAGCTAAAGCTCGACGAAGACGGCTACATAGTCGTCGAAGGCTCTTCCACTCAGACCTCGCAGCCGGGCGTATTTGCTGCTGGAGATGTAGTAGACAAGGTCTATCGCCAGGCCATTTCAGCAGCAGGCATGGGTTGTCGGGCCGCACTAGATGCTCAGGCTTACCTAACTGCATTAGAGTAAGATTTTCATACTATTCAAACAAACAGAGAGGCCGACTAGGAATTACCTAGTCGGCCTCTTGCATTAGCTAATCTCGAGCTACGGCTCAGACCCAGCCGTCGTTCGAGTTGGCCTGTTCGGCTTGAGCTGCTTTTTGCTCAAGAAGCAGGGAGAGAATGCGGTTCATGTCGTCTGGAGATGAGTACGTAATCTCAATCCTCCCCCGCTTCTCGGTTCCCTTGATATCGACCTTAGTCTCAAAGCGATTTTCTAGATTGCCCAACAGCGGTGACCCAGCCCAAACGCTGGCCTTTTGCTTGCGTGGTTTTTTGGCAATATCGCTAGTCTTCAGCGCTACCAGTTCTTCAGTAGAGCGCACCGACAGTCCTTCGGAGATGATTTTATCGGCCAAGGCTTCCATGTCTTCTGGAGTTGAGAGAGCCAGGAGAGCGCGGGCATGCCCTGCTGAGAGCACACCTGACTCAACTTTCTTCTGAACTACCGGAGGCAGTTTAAGTAGGCGAAGCATATTGGCAATTTGTGGGCGAGACTTTGAAACAGACTTCGAGAGCTCCTCTTGAGTCATTCCAAATTCGTCCATCATCTGCTGATAGGCCGCTGCCTCTTCCAAAGGATTAAGGGCTACGCGATGCAAGTTTTCCAGTAAGGCATCACGGAGCATATCGTTGTCGGCAGTGGTCTTAACAATGGCAGGAATCTTCTCGATGCCAGCCATTGTCGTTGCACGCCAACGCCGTTCGCCCATGATGATTTCATAATGGACGTCTGGCGATTGAGCTTTGCCCTCTTCCAGCTTTCGCACCACGATAGGCTGCAACAGACCTACCTCAGTAATCGAGTGCGAAAGTTCAATCAGTTCATCTTCGTCAAAGATGCGACGCGGCTGATCCGCATTAGCCTGGATGCCACTCACCGCAAGCTCGGCCAAATACCCACCCTGCACGGGCTGCAAGCCGGCATCAGCAGATTCAGCAGTAACTGATGCAGTAGGTGCCTTAGAGGCTTCTGAGGGGGCTTCGGTGGGCTTGGAGGTATCTATTACCGTTTCATTCTTGACTGGTTTACTAGATAATGTTTCACGTGAAACATTTTGCTCAGCACCACCAAAGAACAAATCGCTAGGATGCTCAAGGTCACTGAGCTTCGGGACTGACATGCGGTTAGGCCTAGTCTTCTTGACCGCTGTTTCACGTGAAACATTTGTCTTTCCAGACTTGTTTGCTCCCTCTCGCGTCTTAGAACTCGCCCCAGCAGTACTTGATTTTTTACCGGCGGAAGCTGTCTCACTTACAGGCTTAGCCCCAGAAGATGTCTTACTGCGGGGAGATTTTGTCGCACTACTCTTCGATGCTTTGCTGGCAGAAGTTTTAGCCGGTGCCTGGTTAGTCTCTACTGAAGCATTATTGCTTTCCGAAGCTGAAGCAGAGGCAGCAGGCTCCGACGCAGTTTCTTCCTGACCTTCTCCAGGCAGTGCAGGGAAGAGCGCACCGAGTCCTTTGCCCAATCTCGAACGTTTCGCCATCACTCACTCTCCCTGTCGCTGTACTTCTTAGCAATTGTATTTATTACTTCTCGTGATCGCTCAGCAATCTCCAGGGCCGCCTCACTGTAGGCAACCGAACCTGCTCCCCGTGGATCATAAGATATAACGCTCTGTGCAAAACTCGGCGCTTCCGAAATCTTAACCGATCTCGGGATAGTAGTCTTCAGCACAATTTGCGGGTAATGTTCTTTGACTTCGTCGTACACTTCGCGGCTCAGCAAAGTGCGCCTATCAAACATGGTAATTATCATAGTAGATACGATGAGCGCTGGATTGTAGTTCTCCTGCACCAGTTCGATAGTATGCAGCAATTGCTGCAACCCTTCGAGCGCATAGTATTCTGCTTGCACTGGAATCAACACCTCATTGACTGCACACATAGCATTCAAGACGAGGAGACCTAAACTGGGCGGGCAATCAATAATTACGTAGTCATAACGCTTAGAACTATTAGACAAGAATTCTTCTAGCGCTGCCTTCAACAAATGATTGCGCTCAGGCAGATTGGCAACTTCGAGTTCTGCGCCGCTTAAGTCTATAGAAGCGGGTACTACGTCCAGATGCTTAAAGTGGCTGCTAGTCTGTTTAGCATCCTGAATGCTGACCCTGCCCTCGATAACATCGTAGGTAGTTGGACGGTCAGGAGTGCGCTCAATACCGAGACCCGTCGAAGCGTTTCCTTGCGGATCCATATCAATAACCAGTACCTGAGCACCATACTCAGCAAGCGCACAAGACAGATTGACGGTCGTTGTCGTTTTACCGACACCACCCTTCTGGTTGGCCACTGCTATAAGCCGAGTCTGCTTGGGCTTGGGAAACTTGATATTCTGGAGAGCGGCGTAGCGACTCGACAGATTAGCAATCTCAGCGCCGACGGATGAATTACCATCATTGTCTGCGAAGATTCGTTTTAGCACATCTGAAGCCGACTCTATCTTCGGCTTCGGCGGCAGCTTCAAGTCTGAGCTCACGCTCGACTGCCGGGGCCGTTCATTAGCCTTTGTCACGTAGCCATCCTCCTTCGTCCTCCTCCAAGTTTCGTGTCACAGCTGGACATGCAACTTATCCCAAAACTTATCCACCAGGCTGTGGATAAGTGTGGACAAGTTGACTCGCTACTTCTCGACTGACATTCAAGCACTAAGAAGGCAACCGTATACAAAGTCAACGGTTCCAACACTTACCAGACCTATCCTACATGACTTTCTCTATAAGAGCATCTGCTGTGGATAACTTTTTGACAGTGCGCAAGCTGTGGATAACTCACTCTATATACACCACAGATGGGATTTGATAATTATTTAGTTTTGTTTCACGTGAAACAATGACAGCGCAACAAAAAAATAGCTTCGGACAAAATCATCTGATCTAAGCGCCCACTGCACAATCAGCGAACGGGTATTCGTCAAAGATGTATTGGCTCACCTAGCTGCAACGTTCTTGCCCAACAACTTAAAATCACTTCGAGCCCATCACAGAATCGCATTAACAGTTATCTGTCTCCAAGGTACGACTGCCTGCAGCAAAATCGTAAACACAATACAAGCGAGCCGCTCAGATTGTTTCACGTGAAACAATTAATGGAGCAACCAGTTCTCAAGTTGCTTTTTAGCAATACAACAACATGAACATCCCGGTAAGTCACAAGTTAAAGCCCGTCGCCAGCGACATCAATCGTAATCATTCGCAAGCCCTTATCAAGATGGATTGTTTACTCTCAACATAATTGCTTCACGTGAAACATTCGAATCTGCACTCAGTCATCTGAACAAATCACAACCTACAACTAACACAACTCTTCCATGAAAGGAAAACCGGATCGGAAGGCTGACGATTGTTTCACGTGAAACAATCCCCTCAAGCCCCCGCTGCTGCCCTAGCAGCATTCGATTTTACCCGTCACACTCGGCAGAATTCACCACAGAAACCCTATAAGTTCCCTATCCACCTGATCACTCTCATGCAGATTACTATGTCTTCCTTGTGACCCATGAATTGTGATTTCACGATAGGTTCTAGCCCGACCACCAAGCAAGTATCTCAAAGATTGAGAAGAGGCATTAGTAATGTTCCCGTCTGAATGTGAACCATCATCGAGATCGCCGAAAATGTTTAATACATCGACCTGCTTATCAGGATAAGTAGTACGTAGTCCCAGTAGAGATTGGAACTCATAGGTCTGCGGAGACGGTAGTCCCTGCTCGTTGAAGGTCATTCGATTAGGTAGGTCATTATTGCCAATGATGCCATTAAAATTGCCGGCCAAATCAGCTTGCTTTATCAGTCGTGGTCGCTGGGCATCGTTTGCCGTGTCTCTCAAGTAATTTAGCAGCACCATATTACCCATAGAGTGCGCAACGACTTTATACTCATCGAAGTAATATTGAGATCGCACGGCCTCGAGGGCTGCCTTGAACCAAGTGCCACAGAGTCGATAATCTGCATTCGTTTTATCTAACAAGCTCACTTCTATCAGAGGGTTTGTCGCATCTTCGGGAATTGCTGCAAGCAATTGTGCCTGCCCCTCAGCGTCGACGTCGACTCTTACCGCTGTCTTACTAACACCCGCGTCTTTGATAGCGTTTACCATGTGCATCTCAGAGAGATAACTGCCGTTCCAACCATGGAGAAAGAAGGTCGGAACC is a window encoding:
- a CDS encoding PLP-dependent aminotransferase family protein; this translates as MTDDPNIASTMITNDPWFGSYAQRAETMRASEIRALFAVANRPEVVSLAGGMPFLGRMPFDQLADELSQMLKSQGEQAWQYGSAQGDPHLREDVLPIMALESITDAQPDDVVIVNGSQSGLDLITRIMCNPGDVVLAEAPNYVGALGVFQSFQVDVVNVMMDADGLIPQAFEEAIIAQRKLGKCVKMLYTVPNFHNPAGVTMSLERRPQVLEIARKYHVLILEDNPYGLLGFDGQTYPALRSMDAENVVYLSSFSKIIAPGMRVAWMVAPPGIRQKLVLANESAILCPSNMSQMTISTYLDNFDWQAQIRDYRGMYRERRDAMDSALRECLPSCSWNKPEGGFYIWLKIPDGLNAKEMLPRAITAKVAYVSGTAFYNDGQGKDHMRLSFCYPTPERITEGVHRLAGVIDRELETVKLFGSPEHEGRHNKDGQ
- a CDS encoding D-alanine--D-alanine ligase family protein; this translates as MAYSEQAGKHKASAESAASILVICGGLSHERDVSLSSGHRVQGFLQKAGWSVQTHDLDDTLLELLTDPSTRPDLVWPLLHGANGEDGSIRDILEMADLPYIGSRAKASRTAWSKPIAKNVVRKAGLYTPHSVTLPESIFRELGARQVVDLLTQSLGLPLFVKPSSGGSALGCSMVTEIEQLPQALINSFAYDPVALIEQAVIGTEISVSVLEIDGQLQALPPLEIWTPDGIYNYEARVSSGPTKFYLPARLSPDQLEAAQEAALTAHRALGLRDISRSDFIVDEDGVAQFLESNVAPGMTATSQLPQSAVAAGFALPDLYSDLVHSVLSQDRSEGSRR
- the trxB gene encoding thioredoxin-disulfide reductase, translating into MSEQIRDVIVVGSGPAGYTAAIYLARAGYQPLVIAGAITPGGQLVNTTEVENFPGFPQGIMGPELMEQMREQAEHFGAQVEYDDVIEVDLTGSVKTVTTDAGEHYSARAIVITTGSQYRKLEVPGEREYAGRGVSYCATCDGFFFKDKPIIVVGGGDSAMADADFLTRYGSSVTIVHRRESFRASKIMVDRAKANEKISFELNAVVSEIHGGPQGVESVTVQDTVTGETRQIDVNGIFVAIGHTPETSFIEGELKLDEDGYIVVEGSSTQTSQPGVFAAGDVVDKVYRQAISAAGMGCRAALDAQAYLTALE
- a CDS encoding ParB/RepB/Spo0J family partition protein; amino-acid sequence: MAKRSRLGKGLGALFPALPGEGQEETASEPAASASASESNNASVETNQAPAKTSASKASKSSATKSPRSKTSSGAKPVSETASAGKKSSTAGASSKTREGANKSGKTNVSRETAVKKTRPNRMSVPKLSDLEHPSDLFFGGAEQNVSRETLSSKPVKNETVIDTSKPTEAPSEASKAPTASVTAESADAGLQPVQGGYLAELAVSGIQANADQPRRIFDEDELIELSHSITEVGLLQPIVVRKLEEGKAQSPDVHYEIIMGERRWRATTMAGIEKIPAIVKTTADNDMLRDALLENLHRVALNPLEEAAAYQQMMDEFGMTQEELSKSVSKSRPQIANMLRLLKLPPVVQKKVESGVLSAGHARALLALSTPEDMEALADKIISEGLSVRSTEELVALKTSDIAKKPRKQKASVWAGSPLLGNLENRFETKVDIKGTEKRGRIEITYSSPDDMNRILSLLLEQKAAQAEQANSNDGWV
- a CDS encoding ParA family protein → MESASDVLKRIFADNDGNSSVGAEIANLSSRYAALQNIKFPKPKQTRLIAVANQKGGVGKTTTTVNLSCALAEYGAQVLVIDMDPQGNASTGLGIERTPDRPTTYDVIEGRVSIQDAKQTSSHFKHLDVVPASIDLSGAELEVANLPERNHLLKAALEEFLSNSSKRYDYVIIDCPPSLGLLVLNAMCAVNEVLIPVQAEYYALEGLQQLLHTIELVQENYNPALIVSTMIITMFDRRTLLSREVYDEVKEHYPQIVLKTTIPRSVKISEAPSFAQSVISYDPRGAGSVAYSEAALEIAERSREVINTIAKKYSDRESE
- a CDS encoding alpha/beta hydrolase, whose amino-acid sequence is MAKQRHTWVRLVLGILITLLALALCCIVPATSGLRQEEKYVQSRVPTFFLHGWNGSYLSEMHMVNAIKDAGVSKTAVRVDVDAEGQAQLLAAIPEDATNPLIEVSLLDKTNADYRLCGTWFKAALEAVRSQYYFDEYKVVAHSMGNMVLLNYLRDTANDAQRPRLIKQADLAGNFNGIIGNNDLPNRMTFNEQGLPSPQTYEFQSLLGLRTTYPDKQVDVLNIFGDLDDGSHSDGNITNASSQSLRYLLGGRARTYREITIHGSQGRHSNLHESDQVDRELIGFLW